The Stigmatella ashevillena genomic sequence GGTAAGAATCTCGCCTTTTCACGTCTTTATTGGGACCGCCTGGAACTTCGGGTGTCCTGAAGACATCCACGGCGGAACCAAGGAGAAGAACCGTGTTCCTGTTCAAGATGAAGCTGCTTTCCGCCGCCGCAGTGACCGGGGGCCTGCTGGCCTCGACCGCCGCCTGGGCGGATCAGCCCTCGGTCTATGATGGGCTTTGCACGCTGTCCCTGAGCGAGCCCGCGTACTTGGGCGTTGAGACGGGAGGCGAGCAGAATGGCTGGCTCAAGTACGGTGTGACGTGGAGCGCAACCTGCTCGGCCAGCTTCGATGTGGTCTTTGCGTGTGGTGGCGGTCAGGGTCACTCCTACCTTGCCGCAGGCTCCTACAGCAACTACGAGGTCTGCCGCTTCCCCCCGACTTGGTCGACCTACTCCATCACCTTCGGACGCCCCGGCACGGGAATCTTCGCCTCCCGCACCGGGCCACTCTAAGTTATCCGGACTGAGTCCGTTCAGGGGGTGGCAGCGCGTGTGGGGTGACTCCCAGCGCCCGTCCCACCACAGCAGCCGGACCACCTGCCCATGCCTCTTCCGTTGTAGGCGACTCACCACGTTTCCAACCTACCCCTGAACGGACTGACTTCCTTTCCTCCTCATGCCCTGACTCTTCTCGCTTTCTTGCTCTCTCCCACCGCCTTCACCGGCTGGCGCGTTGGGCCATCCGCGGGCGGCAGGGGTGTCTCTTAACTGGAAGCTCTTTCGGTTGAGCGGCAAGCTCCCCCCCTCTCGTGTGCAGGAGCGACATGCCCTCGGTCAGCTTCAAGTCCGTGTTCATCGCCGTGCTGCTGGGCACGGCGATCATCGTCGCCGCGCTGCTGGTCAATTCCCGTCGGCCCTCGGTGGAGACGGCGCAGCCCAGCGCCGACCTGGTGCGCGCCACGGGCAAGTGCGCCGAGTGCCACGCGAGGGAGACCTCCGCCGTGGTGCACCAGTTCGAGCGCAGCCGGCACGCGGCGCGGGGCGTCAACTGCCTGGACTGCCACAAGCCGCTCGAGGGCCAGCAGCACATGGAACACCGCGGCTTCACGCTGGCGCGCTCCCTCACCGCGAAGAACTGCGCCCAGTGCCACGCCACCGAATACGAGCAGTTCGAGCGCAGTCGGCACGCGGCGCCCTCCTGGGCGGCGGTGCGGGGAACGCAGGGCTTCTCGCCGGAGCAGATCGATCTGGGCGAGCGCTTCCATCCCGGGTGGATCAAGCGCCCGCCCCACTCCGTGGGAGTGCTGGAGGGCGAGGTGGCGACGAGCAGCGGTTGCGACGCGTGCCATGACATCGGCAAGCCCAACGCGGACGGCTCCTTCGGCACCTGTACCGAGTGCCATGCCCGGCACTCCACCTCCGTCGCGCTCGCGCGCGAGCCGCGCACCTGCGGCCAGTGCCACATGGGGCCGGACCACTCGCAGATCGAAATCTTCGAGGAGTCCAAGCACGGCGTGCTCTTCACCGCGCAGCGGGAGCACTTCAACCTGAACGCCAACCCCAAGCAGTTGACGACGGTGGACATGCCCGCGCCCACCTGCGCCACCTGTCACATGAGCGGACTGGAGGGACTCAAGGTGACGCACAACCCGGGCGAGCGTCTGGCCTGGTACCTCTTCGCGCCCGTCTCCACGCGCCGCCCCGAGGGCAACTCGGGCGAGCAGCAGATGAAGGAGGTGTGCCTGAAGTGCCACGCGCACACCCAGGTGGAGAATTTCTACACCGCCGCGGAGAAGGTGCTGCAGAACACCAATGAGCGGGTGAAGGGCGCCCAGGACGTGGTGGCCGCGTTGCGCAAGGAGGGGCTGCTCGACGACGAGCCCTTCAATCACCCCATCAAGTTCGTCGAGTTCGACCTCTGGCATTACTTCGGCCGCACGGCCAAGCACGGCGCTTTCATGGGCGGCGCGGACTTCGTGCAGTGGCACGGTAACTACGAACTGGCGCGGCTGCGCAACGAGCTGGACAGCATGGCCGAGGAGCTGCGCGCCAAGGGCAAGGGCGGCTCCGAGCCGGTGACGCCGGGGGGCGCCCGGCAATGACGCTCCGGGAGCGGCTCGGCGCCGTGACGCCCTTCCTCCCGGCGCGTGCGTTCGCCGTGGGCAACCTGGCCTTCCTCGCCGTGGACATCCTGCTCGCGCACGCGGCCAACGACTTCGCCCATCGCGCGGAGTGGTTGCCCATCATCTTCTCGGTGGTGGCGCCGTTGCTACTGCTGCCCGGACTGGTTTCCGCGCGGCTGTGGGCGCGCACCCGGGCGGTGGCCGTGGCCGTGGCGCTGGGCTCCATCGGCGTGGGGGTAGCGGGGATGATCCTGCACCTGCACAGCGCCTTCTTCGAGCGCCAATCGCTGCACGATCTCGTCTACACCGCGCCCTTCGTGGCCCCGCTCTCCTACGTGGGACTGGGGCTGCTGGTGTTGCTCGACCGCATGGAGGACCCGGAAGGCCCCGCGTGGTCGAGCTGGGTGGTGATGCTCGCGCTGGGCGGCAGCGTGGGCAACCTGGGGCTGTCACTGCTGGACCACGCGCAGAATGGCTTCTTCTCCGCGACGGAGTGGATACCCGTGGTGACGGCCGCCTTCGGCACCAGCTTCCTGCTGGTGGCGATGCTGCGTCCGGCGCGCGGCTTCCTGTGGCTCACCCTGGGGGTGATGGGGGTGCAGGCCGCGGTGGGGGGGCTCGGCTTCGCGCTGCATATGCTCGCCAACCTGCGGCACACGAACGTGCCGCTGAGGGATCAGCTCATCTTCGGCGCGCCCATCTTCGCCCCGCTGCTCTTCGCGGACATTTCCGTGCTCGCGGCCATTGGCATGTGGAGCCTGTTGCGCGGCGCCTCCCAGTCCCAGGGCTCGCTTGGAGTCGGCTCGCTCGCCCACGCCTCCAAGGAGGGCTGAGCGATGTCCAGGCTGCTGCGCTGAGCAGGGCCTGGTGGTGGACATGGTGCCCTGCGAGGACGCTCACGCCCAGGAAAGGACGCTGGTAGCTGCAATGTTGGAGCACGCCCAGCCAGTGGAGAACCTTTGCGACGGCGATGCGCCATGATACCGGGCTTGCGCCCCTGGATCGCCCCCATGGAACCTTCGATCGAAGTCCGCCCCGTCGACGACACGCTGCGCGCGGCCGTGGCCGCGCTGTCGGTGCACCCGGAACAGCAAGCCTTCGTGGGCAGCGTGTTGGAATCCCTGGCCGACGTGGCCGCGTGCCCGGGCAGCG encodes the following:
- a CDS encoding multiheme c-type cytochrome, whose translation is MPSVSFKSVFIAVLLGTAIIVAALLVNSRRPSVETAQPSADLVRATGKCAECHARETSAVVHQFERSRHAARGVNCLDCHKPLEGQQHMEHRGFTLARSLTAKNCAQCHATEYEQFERSRHAAPSWAAVRGTQGFSPEQIDLGERFHPGWIKRPPHSVGVLEGEVATSSGCDACHDIGKPNADGSFGTCTECHARHSTSVALAREPRTCGQCHMGPDHSQIEIFEESKHGVLFTAQREHFNLNANPKQLTTVDMPAPTCATCHMSGLEGLKVTHNPGERLAWYLFAPVSTRRPEGNSGEQQMKEVCLKCHAHTQVENFYTAAEKVLQNTNERVKGAQDVVAALRKEGLLDDEPFNHPIKFVEFDLWHYFGRTAKHGAFMGGADFVQWHGNYELARLRNELDSMAEELRAKGKGGSEPVTPGGARQ